The sequence GCGCGTTAAGCAGTGGCTGCCCAACTTCGACCACCGGGTGTGGATTTTAGCGGCGGGGCGGCTGCTATCTCAGGTTGGCATTGGCTTTACGCTGTTCTACGCGCCAATTTTTTTTACCACCCAGGTGGGGCTGAGCGCTACCCAGGTGGGCCTGGGCATTGGCCTGGGGTCGCTGGCGGGTATGGGGGGGCGGTTTTTGGGCGGGTCGTTGGCCGACTCGCCCAACTGGGGCCGGCGACCAACGCTGCTGGCCTCGGCTCTGGTGTCGGCGGGGGCCGACGGGGTGCTGCTGCTGGCCAACGATTTCTCGATTTTTTTGGTCGGCAACCTGCTGATGGGCTTTGGGGTAGGGCTCTACTGGCCCGCCGCCGAGTCGGTGGCCGCCGACATTACCACCTCCGAGCAGCGCAACGAAGCCTATGCCCTGGTGCGCCTGGCCGACAATCTGGGCCTCGGGGTGGGGGTGGTGGCCGGGGGGGCACTGATTTCGCTCACCGGGGCCTACCGGGCGCTGTTTGCCATCGACGGCGTTACGTTTCTGCTGTTCTTTGCAATTATCTACTTCGCCATCGCCGAGACGCGCCCGGCGGGCAATGGGGCGCGATCGCTGCTGCAAGGCTGGGGCCGCGCCCTACGGGACACCAACCTGATGGTCTATGCCGCCGTCAACGTGCTGTTTACCGGCTATCTGGCTCAAATTCAAAGCACTCTGCCCCTCTATCTCAATCGCTTTGCCGGGGGCGAGCAAGCAGTCAGCGAGGGCACCCTGAGCCTGCTGTTTACGGGTCACGTGGTGCTGGCGGCGATCGCCCAATTGCCCGTCGCCCGCTGGCTCAACCGCTATAGCCAGGTCCAGGGACTAATGGTGTCGGCCCTGCTGTGGGGGCTGAGCTTTGCCCTGGTCTGGCAGGCGGGACTGGGGGAGTACCCCGTGGTCTGGGGTGGTCTGGCCCTGGGGATCATGGCCCTAGCCATGGTGGCCTATACGCCCATTGGCTCGGCCCTAGTGGCGGCCCTGGCCCCCGAGGCGCTGCGAGGGGTTTACCTGTCGGTGAATTCGATGTGCTGGGCTGTGGGTTATTTGATCGGCCCGCCGGTGGGGGGCTGGGCCTTAGACCAAGGGGCGGCCACGGCCCATAGCTTTTGGCTAGGGTTGGCGGCCACGGTGGTGCCCGCCCTGGGGGTGCTGGCCTGGCTCGACCGCCGGCTCCAGCGGCGGGGTCTTTAGGTCTAGGGAGAGGTAATCTTTGCCCGCAGTTCAGTCTTGATGCGGTTTAAAATCGAAGCCTCGTCGAGGCTGTCAAGAATGCTGCTGACCACCGCCCTCGGCCCATCTGGCCCCCAGGTCGCCCCATTGGTCAGGTAGGTTTTGGCGATTTGGCCAATGCCGTAGGTGGCCAGACCCGCTACTCCCCCCTGGGCGATCGCTACCGGAATGTAGGGGGCGATCGCCAGCCCGCCCGTCGCTACCGCCGACACCCCCAGCATGCCCTTCAGCGAGCTAAGGCCCAGGGTAATCGCCAGTTCGCTGACGGTGATGCCCCCCAGGCCTAGGGCGATCTGCTTGAGTAGTTTGAGGGCAGCAGGGCGGGTCATGGGCAGGCCGTAGAGCCGCGACAGATTGAGAATCAGCATCACGTCGATGATGGTGCCACCCACCAGGTCGGCGACGATGA is a genomic window of Nodosilinea sp. E11 containing:
- a CDS encoding MFS transporter, with the protein product MISFWRQRVKQWLPNFDHRVWILAAGRLLSQVGIGFTLFYAPIFFTTQVGLSATQVGLGIGLGSLAGMGGRFLGGSLADSPNWGRRPTLLASALVSAGADGVLLLANDFSIFLVGNLLMGFGVGLYWPAAESVAADITTSEQRNEAYALVRLADNLGLGVGVVAGGALISLTGAYRALFAIDGVTFLLFFAIIYFAIAETRPAGNGARSLLQGWGRALRDTNLMVYAAVNVLFTGYLAQIQSTLPLYLNRFAGGEQAVSEGTLSLLFTGHVVLAAIAQLPVARWLNRYSQVQGLMVSALLWGLSFALVWQAGLGEYPVVWGGLALGIMALAMVAYTPIGSALVAALAPEALRGVYLSVNSMCWAVGYLIGPPVGGWALDQGAATAHSFWLGLAATVVPALGVLAWLDRRLQRRGL